A genomic stretch from Triplophysa dalaica isolate WHDGS20190420 chromosome 4, ASM1584641v1, whole genome shotgun sequence includes:
- the kat5a gene encoding histone acetyltransferase KAT5a isoform X1, whose translation MADLSGEVVEGCRLPVLRRNQDNENEWPLAEILSVKEIPGRKLYYVHYIDFNKRLDEWVTPDRLDLKKLQFPKKEAKTPTKNGLPGSRPSSPERDVRKSLDLNVQSASAPSRGKTLPTPKRKAEPVSLATQVTAATPVPSLPSSTETSQASVFPAIRDSFVIKSRDEHEQLTTNGTPRRLIPSQPGRKRKNCGGTDEMVKVFQNNSPRCSTIYLLPGEDSQDSSDGIPSAPRMTGSLVSDRSHDDIITRMKNIDCIELGRHRLKPWYFSPYPQELTTLPILYLCEFCLKYLKSLKCLQRHLTKCNLRHPPGNEIYRKGTISFFEIDGRKNKTYSQNLCLLAKCFLDHKTLYYDTDPFLFYVMTEYDLKGFHIVGYFSKEKESTEDYNVACILTLPPYQRRGYGKLLIEFSYELSKVEGRTGTPEKPLSDLGLLSYRSYWSQTILEILMDLKSENGERPQITINEISEITSVKKEDVISTLQYLNLINYYKGQYILTLAEEIVEGHERAMQKRHLRIDPKCLHFTPKDWSKRGKW comes from the exons ATGGCCGACCTCTCA GGTGAAGTCGTCGAAGGCTGCCGTCTTCCTGTATTGCGAAGAAATCAAGACAATGAAAACGAATGGC CTTTGGCTGAAATTCTAAGTGTCAAAGAGATTCCTGGAAGAAAGCTATACTATGTCCACTACATTGACT TCAACAAGCGACTGGACGAGTGGGTTACTCCAGATCGTCTGGACTTAAAGAAGCTCCAGTTTCCCAAGAAGGAGGCAAAGACCCCCACAAAGAATGGCCTGCCTGGGTCTCGCCCCAGCTCCCCAGAGAGAGATGTG AGGAAGAGTCTAGATCTCAACGTTCAGTCTGCTTCAGCTCCATCAAGAGGCAAAACCCTCCCCACACCG AAAAGGAAAGCAGAACCTGTTTCTTTGGCAACACAAGTTACTGCAGCTACTCCAGTGCCCTCACTTCCTAGTTCTACAGAGACAAGTCAGGCATCTGTCTTTCCAGCTATAAGAGATTCATTTGTTATTAAATCTAGAGATGAGCATGAACAACTCACCACA AATGGCACACCACGTCGTCTTATTCCTTCTCAGCCaggcagaaaaagaaaaaattgtgGCGGGACAGATGAG ATGGTAAAGGTGTTCCAGAATAACAGCCCCCGCTGCTCCACCATCTATTTGCTGCCAGGAGAG GACTCACAAGACAGTTCTGATGGGATCCCCTCTGCTCCACGCATGACTGGTAGCTTGGTGTCGGACCGCAGTCACGATGACATTATCACACGAATGAAGAACATAGACTGTATTGAACTGGGCCGGCACCGGCTGAAGCCGTGGTACTTTTCTCCATACCCACAGGAGCTCACCACTCTGCCAATTCTCTACCTCTGTGAATTCTGTCTGAAATACCTCAAGAGCCTAAAGTGTCTCCAAAGGCACCTG ACCAAATGCAACCTAAGGCATCCTCCAGGAAATGAGATCTACCGCAAAGGAACCATCTCCTTTTTCGAAATAGATGGCAGGAAAAACAAG ACATATTCCCAAAATTTGTGTTTGCTGGCCAAATGCTTCCTGGACCACAAGACTCTGTACTACGACACAGATCCTTTTCTCTTCTATGTTATGACAGAGTATGACTTAAAGGGTTTCCACATAGTCGGTTACTTCTCAAag GAGAAGGAATCTACAGAAGACTACAATGTGGCCTGTATTCTGACTTTACCACCTTACCAAAGAAGAGGCTATGGCAAGCTGTTAATTGAATTCA GTTACGAACTTTCAAAGGTGGAAGGAAGAACCGGTACTCCAGAGAAACCTCTGTCAGATCTGGGTTTGCTCTCCTATCGTTCATACTGGTCCCAGACCATTCTAGAGATTTTGATGGACCTCAAATCAGAGAATGGAGAACGACCACAAATTACAATCAA tgaaATTAGTGAAATCACAAGCGTGAAGAAAGAGGACGTGATATCAACTCTTCAATACCTAAACCTCATCAATTATTACAAG GGTCAGTATATCCTTACCCTGGCCGAGGAAATAGTGGAAGGTCACGAGCGGGCCATGCAGAAACGGCATCTCCGCATTGACCCCAAATGTTTGCATTTCACACCTAAGGACTGGAGCAAAAGGGGCAAGTGGTAA
- the kat5a gene encoding histone acetyltransferase KAT5a isoform X2, with translation MADLSGEVVEGCRLPVLRRNQDNENEWPLAEILSVKEIPGRKLYYVHYIDFNKRLDEWVTPDRLDLKKLQFPKKEAKTPTKNGLPGSRPSSPERDVKRKAEPVSLATQVTAATPVPSLPSSTETSQASVFPAIRDSFVIKSRDEHEQLTTNGTPRRLIPSQPGRKRKNCGGTDEMVKVFQNNSPRCSTIYLLPGEDSQDSSDGIPSAPRMTGSLVSDRSHDDIITRMKNIDCIELGRHRLKPWYFSPYPQELTTLPILYLCEFCLKYLKSLKCLQRHLTKCNLRHPPGNEIYRKGTISFFEIDGRKNKTYSQNLCLLAKCFLDHKTLYYDTDPFLFYVMTEYDLKGFHIVGYFSKEKESTEDYNVACILTLPPYQRRGYGKLLIEFSYELSKVEGRTGTPEKPLSDLGLLSYRSYWSQTILEILMDLKSENGERPQITINEISEITSVKKEDVISTLQYLNLINYYKGQYILTLAEEIVEGHERAMQKRHLRIDPKCLHFTPKDWSKRGKW, from the exons ATGGCCGACCTCTCA GGTGAAGTCGTCGAAGGCTGCCGTCTTCCTGTATTGCGAAGAAATCAAGACAATGAAAACGAATGGC CTTTGGCTGAAATTCTAAGTGTCAAAGAGATTCCTGGAAGAAAGCTATACTATGTCCACTACATTGACT TCAACAAGCGACTGGACGAGTGGGTTACTCCAGATCGTCTGGACTTAAAGAAGCTCCAGTTTCCCAAGAAGGAGGCAAAGACCCCCACAAAGAATGGCCTGCCTGGGTCTCGCCCCAGCTCCCCAGAGAGAGATGTG AAAAGGAAAGCAGAACCTGTTTCTTTGGCAACACAAGTTACTGCAGCTACTCCAGTGCCCTCACTTCCTAGTTCTACAGAGACAAGTCAGGCATCTGTCTTTCCAGCTATAAGAGATTCATTTGTTATTAAATCTAGAGATGAGCATGAACAACTCACCACA AATGGCACACCACGTCGTCTTATTCCTTCTCAGCCaggcagaaaaagaaaaaattgtgGCGGGACAGATGAG ATGGTAAAGGTGTTCCAGAATAACAGCCCCCGCTGCTCCACCATCTATTTGCTGCCAGGAGAG GACTCACAAGACAGTTCTGATGGGATCCCCTCTGCTCCACGCATGACTGGTAGCTTGGTGTCGGACCGCAGTCACGATGACATTATCACACGAATGAAGAACATAGACTGTATTGAACTGGGCCGGCACCGGCTGAAGCCGTGGTACTTTTCTCCATACCCACAGGAGCTCACCACTCTGCCAATTCTCTACCTCTGTGAATTCTGTCTGAAATACCTCAAGAGCCTAAAGTGTCTCCAAAGGCACCTG ACCAAATGCAACCTAAGGCATCCTCCAGGAAATGAGATCTACCGCAAAGGAACCATCTCCTTTTTCGAAATAGATGGCAGGAAAAACAAG ACATATTCCCAAAATTTGTGTTTGCTGGCCAAATGCTTCCTGGACCACAAGACTCTGTACTACGACACAGATCCTTTTCTCTTCTATGTTATGACAGAGTATGACTTAAAGGGTTTCCACATAGTCGGTTACTTCTCAAag GAGAAGGAATCTACAGAAGACTACAATGTGGCCTGTATTCTGACTTTACCACCTTACCAAAGAAGAGGCTATGGCAAGCTGTTAATTGAATTCA GTTACGAACTTTCAAAGGTGGAAGGAAGAACCGGTACTCCAGAGAAACCTCTGTCAGATCTGGGTTTGCTCTCCTATCGTTCATACTGGTCCCAGACCATTCTAGAGATTTTGATGGACCTCAAATCAGAGAATGGAGAACGACCACAAATTACAATCAA tgaaATTAGTGAAATCACAAGCGTGAAGAAAGAGGACGTGATATCAACTCTTCAATACCTAAACCTCATCAATTATTACAAG GGTCAGTATATCCTTACCCTGGCCGAGGAAATAGTGGAAGGTCACGAGCGGGCCATGCAGAAACGGCATCTCCGCATTGACCCCAAATGTTTGCATTTCACACCTAAGGACTGGAGCAAAAGGGGCAAGTGGTAA